Proteins encoded by one window of Bactrocera oleae isolate idBacOlea1 chromosome 4, idBacOlea1, whole genome shotgun sequence:
- the chk gene encoding uncharacterized protein chk translates to MVANQTNAKSKPDSVVYQTLSTPTDVQSIVASITPTPTPTTTPLNKSIKHDFFPEVKFCDLSASELHDGDGDYAANERLLKHCLITVNDDNVGLTTTTTTTFLVMEDSDVKKRKRLISNESGDSIDSSSTDKKKPEIPDGGYGWVVVLASLVVSLIADGLSFSFGLINSELLHYFGESPSKTAWISSLFFSVPLLMGPIWSNLVDNYGCRKMTIFGGLLSAIGFGLSSLCNSVEMLMLTFGIISGLGLGIGYVTAVVSIAFWFDKKRTFATGIGASGTGIGTFLYAPLTQWLIDTYGWRGATLILAGTMLNTCVCGALMRDPDWLIEENRLESRSQSMTTFSNSSVCLEEIKKLLDTGITKEAVLDTLVTKNNTEANQQINDPHEFVMKRYRSEIFLPTFLGSQDLECVYEIKSLSRRSLRNKEGMEAPSRENLLSMSSAGPNPTAAIIGSPDDTMMGGIAETAAEDARKSFLASIETLSPSEKSSIGRATPSGTSFSSQQALDGVNSKAQPREFQRNSPNDGNMANSRYSLNENFFSAKNATTSFVDLKPNGLRHNSVDILSDETYYMSIKKSTTELVNGNLRKLHKDASIIGIPENDAANCIKPTKRARTDSISGMRRLSKSKKPLVRPSLRYNTSLRNSNFLKNMRIHRNSIHYRGAMLNTHRYRLRASSCPNIYRNSMTTIAKEEEDTWYESMIDTMKTVFDFSLFADMKFTLFNLSTLFLFIWFIIPYLYLPEHMKLHGYVTTDSAQMISAIGIAQTIGMIGLGYVGDRSWMNVNVCYSACMVVCGISVLLMPIVVSSYIGLLLVCIIFGFTFASSFSFTPSILVSIVDLDDFTCAYGLVLLVQGVGMIAGPPIAGAIYEMTLRWDNAFYFAGVFVALSGVASYLIEFCEKREKGSDSDVSETKKTNLIH, encoded by the exons TATCCACTCCGACAGACGTACAATCAATCGTGGCATCAATAACTCCTACGCCTACACCCACAACCACACCACTAAACAAATCGATTAAACATGATTTCTTTCCCGAAGTAAAGTTCTGTGATCTATCGGCAAGCGAATTACATGATGGTGACGGTGATTACGCTGCCAATGAACGTCTTCTAAAACATTGCCTCATCACCGTGAATGACGATAATGTTGGTCTAACcacgacaacaacaaccaccTTTTTGGTGATGGAGGATAGTGATGTGAAAAAACGTAAGCGTCTTATATCAAACGAATCGGGCGATTCAATTGATTCAAGTTCAACAGATAAAAAGAAGCCAGAGATACCAGATGGAGGTTACGGTTGGGTCGTGGTTTTAGCCTCTCTCGTTGTTTCGCTAATTGCTGATGGCTTGTCCTTTTCTTTTGGGCTTATCAATTCTGAACTGTTGCATTACTTTGGAGAGTCACCTTCGAAAACGGCTTGGATCAGTTCGTTGTTCTTTTCGGTACCACTCTTAATGGGTCCGATCTGGTCGAATCTGGTTGATAATTACGGCTGTCGGAAAATGACCATATTTGGAGGTTTGCTATCAGCAATCGGATTTGGTCTCTCCTCACTCTGTAACTCTGTGGAAATGTTGATGCTGACCTTTGGTATCATTTCTGGTTTGGGACTGGGTATTGGTTATGTAACAGCAGTTGTATCAATCGCTTTTTGGTTCGATAAGAAACGAACTTTCGCTACTGGTATTGGCGCTTCTGGAACTGGAATTGGCACCTTTTTGTACGCACCTCTGACTCAATGGCTAATTGATACCTATGGGTGGCGCGGAGCCACACTCATTCTCGCGGGCACTATGCTGAATACTTGCGTTTGCGGCGCGTTGATGCGTGATCCGGATTGGTTAATAGAAGAAAATCGTCTCGAAAGCCGTTCACAAAGTATGACCACATTTTCGAATTCCAGCGTTTGTCTCGAAGAAATCAAAAAGCTCTTAGATACTGGCATAACAAAGGAGGCGGTGCTTGACACGTTGGTAACAAAAAATAACACCGAGGCCAATCAACAAATTAATGATCCACACGAGTTCGTAATGAAACGCTATCGAAGCGAAATCTTCTTACCGACATTTTTAGGTTCTCAAGATTTGGAATGCGTTTACGAAATCAAGAGCCTCAGTAGGCGATCATTGAGAAATAAAGAAGGAATGGAAGCGCCTTCACGAGAAAACCTATTATCAATGTCTTCAGCTGGGCCCAATCCAACAGCAGCCATTATTGGATCACCCGATGACACAATGATGGGCGGCATTGCTGAAACCGCCGCTGAAGATGCGAGAAAGAGTTTCTTGGCCTCGATAGAAACACTCTCGCCCTCTGAAAAAAGCTCTATTGGTCGCGCTACACCATCGGGTACATCGTTCTCTTCGCAACAAGCTTTAGATGGGGTAAATTCTAAAGCCCAACCACGCGAGTTCCAACGTAACTCCCCTAACGATGGCAATATGGCCAACTCACGTTACTCcttgaatgaaaattttttcagtgCTAAAAATGCAACTACATCTTTTGTGGACCTTAAGCCTAACGGCCTGAGACACAATTCTGTCGATATATTGAGCGATGAGACTTATTATATGTCAATTAAAAAGAGTACTACAGAACTTGTAAATGGTAATTTAAGAAAACTACACAAAGATGCGTCAATAATAGGAATACCGGAAAATGATGCTGCCAACTGCATTAAGCCAACGAAGCGTGCACGCACCGATAGCATTAGCGGCATGCGTCGGCTATCCAAGTCAAAGAAACCGTTAGTTCGGCCAAGCTTGCGGTATAATACCTCCTTACGAAATTCAAACTTCCTCAAGAACATGCGTATACATCGCAACTCCATACATTATCGTGGCGCCATGTTAAATACACATCGCTACCGATTGCGTGCATCATCGTGTCCGAACATATACCGAAACTCGATGACAACGATCGCGAAAGAAGAAGAAGAC acCTGGTACGAGAGTATGATCGACACAATGAAGACAGTATTTGATTTTTCATTGTTCGCGGACATGAAATTTACTCTATTCAATTTATCCacattatttctatttatttg GTTCATTATTCCCTACCTTTATCTGCCGGAGCATATGAAGCTTCATGGCTATGTAACGACGGACAGCGCACAAATGATTTCGGCCATTGGAATCGCTCAAACAATCGGCATGATCGGTCTGGGTTATGTGGGCGATCGCTCGTGGATGAATGTGAATGTCTGCTATTCGGCGTGTATGGTGG TTTGTGGCATATCGGTGCTTCTAATGCCGATTGTTGTGAGCAGTTATATTGGACTGCTGTTGGTGTGCATCATCTTTGGATTCACTTTCGCTAGCTCATTTTCATTTACACCTAGCATTTTGGTCAGTATTGTCGATTTAGATGATTTTACGTGTGCCTATGGGCTGGTGCTCCTGGTACAGGGTGTTGGTATGATTGCAGGGCCCCCAATTGCAGGCGCTATTTATGAAATGACGCTAAG ATGGGATAACGCATTCTACTTTGCCGGTGTATTTGTTGCCTTATCTGGTGTGGCCTCCTATTTGATAGAATTTTGTGAGAAGCGAGAAAAAGGCAGCGACAGCGATGTCTCCGAAACTAAGAAAACTAATTTAATACATTAA
- the LOC106618876 gene encoding monocarboxylate transporter 14 isoform X2 produces MVFKKKNLDTNNPNSAIHEVISSPTKMRSKTTPMMPSVRCNTSYNQQDCVEVEFPGHSTSFDHAINERLLKCSPIKLNDGNDRLTTATSQETLAMFDSRNVTRTPNRLITNGLTDSIGSSSTDKKATAIPDGGYGWVIVVASLIVSLIADGLGFSFGLINSELLNYFGESASKTAWISSLFFSVPLLMGPIWSNLVDKYGCRKMTIFGGLLSAIGFGLSSLCNSVEMLMLTFGIISGLGLGIGYVTAVVSIAFWFDKKRTFATGIAASGTGIGTFLYAPLTQCLIDSYGWRIATLILAGTMLNTCICGALMRTPDWLKVEKILEKETRSKSLAPSPTSIINHRENTTKDTLHKIFLTKDNEIGRKEINDTNYMKRLYSEMLIPTFLGSQDLDLEYKVSSLNQHSSQRFRDDMKSSSHGNMPSLTSHGPKKTAVIIESQVNALIGDITETTIEVGELNMASIDAEYNDNVTKLTNFTDILKLENVVFKDPKHYVDVHSPPIKLISRLNLRQTSSIPSSNLQKNIRIQSNMSRDCGTILKPYFHRTTSCPNIFRNSTAVNAKVKEDTWYKCAVGAMKSSFKFSLFADAKFTLFNLSILFLFIWFMIPYLYLPEYMKIHGYEATDSAHIISVIGIAQTIGMIGLGYVGDRSWMNVNICYSACMVVCGIAVLLMPLLVSTYVGLLLACIAFGFTFASSYSLTPSICVRIVNLDDFTCAYGLVLLVQGVGMIVGPPIAGAIFEMTLRWDDTFYFAGAFIVLSGAASYLIEFCEKGAKVKSSDVSEI; encoded by the exons atggtttttaaaaaaaaaaacttagacACAAATAACCCTAATAGTGCAATACATGAGGTAATATCGTCACCAACTAAAATGAGATCGAAGACGACGCCAATGATGCCATCAGTAAGATGCAATACATCATACAACCAACAGGATTGCGTTGAGGTTGAATTTCCCGGTCACTCTACAAGTTTCGACCATGCTATCAATGAACGTCTGCTGAAGTGCTCTCCAATAAAATTGAACGATGGCAATGACCGCTTGACTACTGCAACTAGTCAAGAAACGCTCGCAATGTTTGATAGTCGTAATGTCACGAGAACGCCGAATCGTCTTATCACCAATGGATTGACCGATTCGATAGGTTCGAGCTCAACAGATAAGAAGGCGACAGCGATACCTGATGGTGGTTACGGCTGGGTCATTGTAGTAGCCTCACTCATTGTTTCGCTAATCGCTGACGGTTTAGGGTTCTCTTTTGGTCTGATTAATTCTGAATTGTTAAATTACTTTGGAGAATCCGCTTCAAAGACGGCTTGGATTAGTTCGTTATTCTTTTCAGTCCCACTGTTAATGGGACCGATTTGGTCGAATCTAGTTGATAAGTATGGCTGTCGTAAAATGACCATATTTGGAGGTTTGCTATCAGCAATCGGATTTGGTCTCTCCTCACTCTGTAACTCTGTGGAAATGTTGATGCTGACCTTTGGTATCATTTCTGGTTTGGGACTGGGTATTGGTTATGTAACAGCAGTTGTATCAATCGCTTTTTGGTTTGATAAGAAACGAACATTCGCTACTGGCATTGCTGCGTCTGGCACGGGAATCGGCACATTCTTATATGCACCGCTGACCCAATGTCTCATAGATAGCTACGGTTGGAGAATAGCCACATTAATTCTCGCTGGTACTATGCTGAACACTTGCATCTGTGGTGCGTTAATGCGTACTCCCGACTggttaaaagtagaaaaaattttagaaaaggaAACTCGGTCAAAAAGTTTAGCTCCATCTCCCACTTCCATTATAAACCATAGAGAAAATACAACGAAGGATACGCTACATAAAATCTTTTTGACTAAAGACAATGAAATCGGAAGAAAAGAAATCAATGATACAAATTACATGAAACGTTTATATAGCGAGATGCTCATTCCTACCTTCTTGGGATCTCAAGATTTAGATCTCGAGTATAAAGTCAGTAGTCTGAATCAGCATTCGTCACAACGTTTTAGAGACGATATGAAATCGTCTTCTCATGGAAATATGCCATCTTTGACATCACACGGGCCCAAGAAAACAGCAGTCATTATAGAGTCCCAAGTTAACGCACTCATCGGGGACATTACTGAGACTACAATTGAAGTCGGAGAGTTGAATATGGCATCCATTGACGCGGAGTATA ACGATAATGTTACAAAACTGACTAATTTCACCGATATTTTGAAGCTGGAAAATGTTGTTTTCAAAGACCCAAAACATTATGTGGATGTTCATAGCCCACCAATAAAGTTGATATCGCGCTTGAATTTACGACAAACTAGCTCAATACCGAGTTCCAATCTCCAGAAGAATATCCGAATACAAAGTAACATGTCACGTGACTGTGGTACAATTTTGAAGCCATATTTTCACCGTACAACTTCCTGCCCGAATATCTTTCGGAATTCGACAGCGGTAAACGCAAAGGTGAAAGAAGAC ACTTGGTACAAATGTGCGGTTGGCGCCATGAAGTCCTCGTTTAAATTCTCATTGTTTGCGGATGCGAAATTTACACTATTTAAtttgtcaatattatttttgttcatttg GTTCATGATACCATATCTTTATCTGCCGgagtatatgaaaattcacgGTTACGAAGCAACGGACAGTGCgcatataatttcggttattgGAATCGCGCAAACAATCGGCATGATTGGTCTAGGCTATGTGGGCGATCGTTCCTGGATGAATGTGAATATCTGCTATTCGGCGTGTATGGTAG tttgtggAATTGCGGTGCTTCTAATGCCGCTACTGGTGAGCACCTATGTTGGACTATTGCTAGCTTGTATAGCCTTCGGCTTCACATTCGCCAGTTCTTATTCGCTTACTCCAAGCATTTGCGTCAGAATTGTGAATTTAGATGATTTTACCTGCGCCTATGGTTTGGTGTTGTTGGTTCAAGGCGTCGGTATGATAGTAGGGCCGCCGATTGCTGGCGCAATTTTCGAAATGACGCTGAG ATGGGATGACACATTCTATTTCGCCGGTGCGTTTATAGTCTTATCTGGCGCGGCCTCCTACCTTATTGAATTCTGCGAGAagggagcgaaagtcaaatccAGTGATGTATCCGAAATATAG
- the LOC106618876 gene encoding monocarboxylate transporter 14 isoform X1: protein MVFKKKNLDTNNPNSAIHEVISSPTKMRSKTTPMMPSVRCNTSYNQQDCVEVEFPGHSTSFDHAINERLLKCSPIKLNDGNDRLTTATSQETLAMFDSRNVTRTPNRLITNGLTDSIGSSSTDKKATAIPDGGYGWVIVVASLIVSLIADGLGFSFGLINSELLNYFGESASKTAWISSLFFSVPLLMGPIWSNLVDKYGCRKMTIFGGLLSAIGFGLSSLCNSVEMLMLTFGIISGLGLGIGYVTAVVSIAFWFDKKRTFATGIAASGTGIGTFLYAPLTQCLIDSYGWRIATLILAGTMLNTCICGALMRTPDWLKVEKILEKETRSKSLAPSPTSIINHRENTTKDTLHKIFLTKDNEIGRKEINDTNYMKRLYSEMLIPTFLGSQDLDLEYKVSSLNQHSSQRFRDDMKSSSHGNMPSLTSHGPKKTAVIIESQVNALIGDITETTIEVGELNMASIDAEYSKQLSYETADRLNNNDSSLILDDNVTKLTNFTDILKLENVVFKDPKHYVDVHSPPIKLISRLNLRQTSSIPSSNLQKNIRIQSNMSRDCGTILKPYFHRTTSCPNIFRNSTAVNAKVKEDTWYKCAVGAMKSSFKFSLFADAKFTLFNLSILFLFIWFMIPYLYLPEYMKIHGYEATDSAHIISVIGIAQTIGMIGLGYVGDRSWMNVNICYSACMVVCGIAVLLMPLLVSTYVGLLLACIAFGFTFASSYSLTPSICVRIVNLDDFTCAYGLVLLVQGVGMIVGPPIAGAIFEMTLRWDDTFYFAGAFIVLSGAASYLIEFCEKGAKVKSSDVSEI from the exons atggtttttaaaaaaaaaaacttagacACAAATAACCCTAATAGTGCAATACATGAGGTAATATCGTCACCAACTAAAATGAGATCGAAGACGACGCCAATGATGCCATCAGTAAGATGCAATACATCATACAACCAACAGGATTGCGTTGAGGTTGAATTTCCCGGTCACTCTACAAGTTTCGACCATGCTATCAATGAACGTCTGCTGAAGTGCTCTCCAATAAAATTGAACGATGGCAATGACCGCTTGACTACTGCAACTAGTCAAGAAACGCTCGCAATGTTTGATAGTCGTAATGTCACGAGAACGCCGAATCGTCTTATCACCAATGGATTGACCGATTCGATAGGTTCGAGCTCAACAGATAAGAAGGCGACAGCGATACCTGATGGTGGTTACGGCTGGGTCATTGTAGTAGCCTCACTCATTGTTTCGCTAATCGCTGACGGTTTAGGGTTCTCTTTTGGTCTGATTAATTCTGAATTGTTAAATTACTTTGGAGAATCCGCTTCAAAGACGGCTTGGATTAGTTCGTTATTCTTTTCAGTCCCACTGTTAATGGGACCGATTTGGTCGAATCTAGTTGATAAGTATGGCTGTCGTAAAATGACCATATTTGGAGGTTTGCTATCAGCAATCGGATTTGGTCTCTCCTCACTCTGTAACTCTGTGGAAATGTTGATGCTGACCTTTGGTATCATTTCTGGTTTGGGACTGGGTATTGGTTATGTAACAGCAGTTGTATCAATCGCTTTTTGGTTTGATAAGAAACGAACATTCGCTACTGGCATTGCTGCGTCTGGCACGGGAATCGGCACATTCTTATATGCACCGCTGACCCAATGTCTCATAGATAGCTACGGTTGGAGAATAGCCACATTAATTCTCGCTGGTACTATGCTGAACACTTGCATCTGTGGTGCGTTAATGCGTACTCCCGACTggttaaaagtagaaaaaattttagaaaaggaAACTCGGTCAAAAAGTTTAGCTCCATCTCCCACTTCCATTATAAACCATAGAGAAAATACAACGAAGGATACGCTACATAAAATCTTTTTGACTAAAGACAATGAAATCGGAAGAAAAGAAATCAATGATACAAATTACATGAAACGTTTATATAGCGAGATGCTCATTCCTACCTTCTTGGGATCTCAAGATTTAGATCTCGAGTATAAAGTCAGTAGTCTGAATCAGCATTCGTCACAACGTTTTAGAGACGATATGAAATCGTCTTCTCATGGAAATATGCCATCTTTGACATCACACGGGCCCAAGAAAACAGCAGTCATTATAGAGTCCCAAGTTAACGCACTCATCGGGGACATTACTGAGACTACAATTGAAGTCGGAGAGTTGAATATGGCATCCATTGACGCGGAGTATAGTAAGCAGTTATCCTATGAGACTGCCGATAGATTAAATAATAACGATTCTTCGCTAATTTTAGACGATAATGTTACAAAACTGACTAATTTCACCGATATTTTGAAGCTGGAAAATGTTGTTTTCAAAGACCCAAAACATTATGTGGATGTTCATAGCCCACCAATAAAGTTGATATCGCGCTTGAATTTACGACAAACTAGCTCAATACCGAGTTCCAATCTCCAGAAGAATATCCGAATACAAAGTAACATGTCACGTGACTGTGGTACAATTTTGAAGCCATATTTTCACCGTACAACTTCCTGCCCGAATATCTTTCGGAATTCGACAGCGGTAAACGCAAAGGTGAAAGAAGAC ACTTGGTACAAATGTGCGGTTGGCGCCATGAAGTCCTCGTTTAAATTCTCATTGTTTGCGGATGCGAAATTTACACTATTTAAtttgtcaatattatttttgttcatttg GTTCATGATACCATATCTTTATCTGCCGgagtatatgaaaattcacgGTTACGAAGCAACGGACAGTGCgcatataatttcggttattgGAATCGCGCAAACAATCGGCATGATTGGTCTAGGCTATGTGGGCGATCGTTCCTGGATGAATGTGAATATCTGCTATTCGGCGTGTATGGTAG tttgtggAATTGCGGTGCTTCTAATGCCGCTACTGGTGAGCACCTATGTTGGACTATTGCTAGCTTGTATAGCCTTCGGCTTCACATTCGCCAGTTCTTATTCGCTTACTCCAAGCATTTGCGTCAGAATTGTGAATTTAGATGATTTTACCTGCGCCTATGGTTTGGTGTTGTTGGTTCAAGGCGTCGGTATGATAGTAGGGCCGCCGATTGCTGGCGCAATTTTCGAAATGACGCTGAG ATGGGATGACACATTCTATTTCGCCGGTGCGTTTATAGTCTTATCTGGCGCGGCCTCCTACCTTATTGAATTCTGCGAGAagggagcgaaagtcaaatccAGTGATGTATCCGAAATATAG
- the Rab2 gene encoding ras-related protein Rab-2, producing the protein MSYAYLFKYIIIGDTGVGKSCLLLQFTDKRFQPVHDLTIGVEFGARMITIDGKQIKLQIWDTAGQEAFRSITRSYYRGAAGALLVYDITRRETFNHLTTWLEDARQHSNSNMVIMLIGNKSDLDSRREVKKEEGEAFAREHGLVFMETSARTAANVEEAFINTAKEIYEKIQEGVFDINNEANGIKIGQQHSPTNPSLPGAGNQAGSASSGCC; encoded by the exons atgtcGTACgcatatttattcaaatatattatcaTTGGCGATACTG GTGTTGGAAAGTCATGCCTTTTACTTCAGTTCACCGACAAACGTTTCCAACCCGTGCACGATTTGACGATTGGTGTGGAATTCGGGGCACGCATGATTACAATTGACGGCAAACAAATCAAATTACAAATCTGGGACACAGCTGGCCAGGAAGCGTTTAG AtcaattactcgttcatattaCCGTGGAGCAGCCGGAGCTTTATTGGTGTATGACATCACACGTCGTGAAACTTTTAATCATTTGACTACATGGCTGGAGGATGCGCGCCAACATTCGAACTCAAATATGGTCATTATGCTGATTGGCAACAAGAG tgATTTGGATTCGCGACGTGAAGTTAAGAAGGAGGAGGGTGAAGCATTTGCACGCGAACATGGTCTAGTATTTATGGAAACGTCAGCTCGTACAGCTGCCAATGTAGAGGAAGCGTTTATTAATACCGCGAAAGAGATTTACGAGAAAATACAAGAAGGTGTTTTCGATATAAACAATGag GCAAATGGCATTAAGATTGGACAACAGCATTCCCCAACGAATCCCTCACTGCCGGGTGCTGGCAATCAAGCTGGATCGGCTAGTAGCGGCTGCTGTTAA
- the Mob4 gene encoding MOB kinase activator-like 4 isoform X1 — protein sequence MKMADSTTILRRNRPGTKAKDFSRWADEPLEEMDSTLAVQQYIQQLIKRDPSNVELILTMPEAQDEGVWKYEHLRQFCMELNGLAVRLQKQCSPTTCTQMTATDQWIFLCAAHKTPKECPAIDYTRHTLDGAACLLNSNKYFPSSIFTLFARVSIKESSVTKLGSVCRRVYRIFSHAYFHHRRIFDEFEAETYLCHRFTHFVTKYNLMSKENLIVPINEEETATPGESEA from the exons ATGAAGATGGCGGACAGCACGACGATTCTGCGAAGAAACAGACCAGGAACAAAAGCGAAG GATTTCTCTCGCTGGGCAGATGAACCACTGGAAGAAATGGATAGCACTTTGGCTGTACAACAATACATTCAGCAACTGATCAAACGTGATCCATCAAATgttgagttaattttgacaatGCCAGAAGCTCAAGATGAAGGCGTTTGGAAATACGAACATCTCAG ACAATTTTGTATGGAACTAAATGGGTTGGCTGTTCGTTTGCAAAAACAATGCTCACCTACAACATGCACACAAATGACGGCCACTGATCAATGGATATTCCTGTGTGCTGCACATAAAACCCCAAAAGAATGCCCCGCCATTGATTATACACGACATACACTAGATGGTGCAGCATGCCTCTTGAATAGTAATAAATACTTCCCAAGCAG TATTTTTACACTTTTCGCTAGGGTTTCAATCAAGGAGTCATCAGTGACCAAATTAGGTTCAGTGTGTCGTCGTGTTTACCGAATATTTTCCCATGCGTATTTTCATCACCGGCGAATATTTGATGAATTTGAGGCTGAAACATATTTATGTCATCGCTTCACTCATTTTGTCACCAAGTATAATCTCATGTCCAAGGAGAATTTGATTGTTCCAATTAACGAAGAGGAAACTGCAACACCTGGAGAGAGTGAAGCTTAG
- the Mob4 gene encoding MOB kinase activator-like 4 isoform X2 gives MKMADSTTILRRNRPGTKAKDFSRWADEPLEEMDSTLAVQQYIQQLIKRDPSNVELILTMPEAQDEGVWKYEHLRQFCMELNGLAVRLQKQCSPTTCTQMTATDQWIFLCAAHKTPKECPAIDYTRHTLDGAACLLNSNKYFPSRVSIKESSVTKLGSVCRRVYRIFSHAYFHHRRIFDEFEAETYLCHRFTHFVTKYNLMSKENLIVPINEEETATPGESEA, from the exons ATGAAGATGGCGGACAGCACGACGATTCTGCGAAGAAACAGACCAGGAACAAAAGCGAAG GATTTCTCTCGCTGGGCAGATGAACCACTGGAAGAAATGGATAGCACTTTGGCTGTACAACAATACATTCAGCAACTGATCAAACGTGATCCATCAAATgttgagttaattttgacaatGCCAGAAGCTCAAGATGAAGGCGTTTGGAAATACGAACATCTCAG ACAATTTTGTATGGAACTAAATGGGTTGGCTGTTCGTTTGCAAAAACAATGCTCACCTACAACATGCACACAAATGACGGCCACTGATCAATGGATATTCCTGTGTGCTGCACATAAAACCCCAAAAGAATGCCCCGCCATTGATTATACACGACATACACTAGATGGTGCAGCATGCCTCTTGAATAGTAATAAATACTTCCCAAGCAG GGTTTCAATCAAGGAGTCATCAGTGACCAAATTAGGTTCAGTGTGTCGTCGTGTTTACCGAATATTTTCCCATGCGTATTTTCATCACCGGCGAATATTTGATGAATTTGAGGCTGAAACATATTTATGTCATCGCTTCACTCATTTTGTCACCAAGTATAATCTCATGTCCAAGGAGAATTTGATTGTTCCAATTAACGAAGAGGAAACTGCAACACCTGGAGAGAGTGAAGCTTAG